The Pan troglodytes isolate AG18354 chromosome 19, NHGRI_mPanTro3-v2.0_pri, whole genome shotgun sequence region GCCAGGGTCGCCTGAGACATCAGGAATGAGAGGCGCCGCCCCCGAGGGAGGGGCTGAAGGTGGAGTAGGGTAGAATTCGGGGCAGGGTGACTAAGTGGCCTCAGGCAAGAGCCAAGATGCCACCTGCTCGTGTGTGCCCAGACTGCTGGCCGCCCAGCCTCGTGGGTGAGCCTCATTTGTTCTTCTCTGCGTCCTGCTTTCTCCAGGAACCACGGGGCCCTCCAGACCTCTCGGAAGGATCGGGATTCCACAGAGCCCCGGTGCCGCCGTCGGGGGCAATTGTCCCACTGTTGCCAGTGGAGGATGCACTTGGAGTGCCTTTTCCCACCTTGCCAGAGTGGACACTGTCCGTGGGTGCTCTGCGGGGCTGGCTGGGACGGCCGGCTGAGAAGCGCCAGCCCCTCCCGCCTAGGGCTGTACACTTTGGGTTTATAATCCACATGGCAGGGTCCAGACGTCCCGACAGCAGCCGAAGCCTCTACCAGCCTTTTCCTGAAACCCAGCAGATCTTCCActtgttaaaaaaagaagaaaataaattctgttcCTTGGTGGACATGTGGCAGTGCTGGGTGCTGACGCCCTGGGTCCTCAGCGGAGAGTGACCGCCAGCCCCAGTGTCCAGGCCAGGAGGGAGGCCCCCAGGGAACTGGCCGAGGAGGCCTGCTGCACCCCGCTGGGGGCACGGATGGGGGTCCTGCGGGCACACTTGCCCTTCCTCTTGGGCCGGGCCGTGGGCATGATGTCGAAACTGAACTTGTGCTGGTAGTCTGGGGCATAGTCTGGCAGCTCGGGGGCCTGTTTCCCGGCGCCCGCCTTAGAGATCTGATTGCGGTTCCTGGGGTTGGTGCAGTTCTTCCCCGGCTTCCTGTGGCCGGGCCGGGGGCCGTGCGGGTGGCCCTTGCTCCTGGTGGGGCCATGGGGTGAGTGGTGTTCCTTGCGGGCGGCCCTGTCGGTGGTGGTGAGCGTGTGTGACTTGATCTGGTGCGGGGACGCTGGTCCCGTGCAGTTCCGGAAGTCCTCGGCCCTCAGCAGCTTCAGGTCCTGGCCGTGCCGCAGCCCGGGGGACACACAGGGGACAGCGGAGCTGGAGCCCCGGAACCTCTGCAGCCATTCCCACAGGGAGCGCGCGCGACAGCCACAGTCCCAGGGGTTGCCGTTGAGGCGGAGGAACTCCAGGGCCCCCAGCGGGGCCAGGCACTCACCCTGCAGCTCCGAGAGGCTGTTGTTGAAGAGGAAGAGGGTGGTCAGCCTGCGGAGGTCGTGGAACGCCTTGTGGTGGACCCACTGCAGCTGGTTCTCGTGCAGCAAAAGACGGTCCAGGTTCACCAGGCCCCGGAAGGTGCCCGGGCCCAGACTCCACAGCTTGTTGCCGTGGAGAAACAGGTGGCTGAGGTTGACCAGGTCCACGAAGATGCCGTCCTGGAGGTACTCGATGTGGTTGTCCTGCAGGTAGAGGTACTGCAGGCTGTGCAGGCCGCCAAAGACGCCGGCCGGCAAGGCGCTGAGCCCACACTTGTAGAGGTAGAGGGCGTGAAGCTTCACCAGGCCCTGGAAGGTCTCGGGTGCCAGCGTCCGCAGCTGCCGGTTGTCGCCGAGGTCCAGCTCCTCCAGGTGCACGAAGCCCTCGAAGGTGCCGGGGTGGATGTAGGTGATGTTGTTCGAGTACATCCACAGGGTGACCATGGCGGGGCTGAAGCGGCCGGGCTGGAGGAGGCTGATGCGGTTGTTCTGCAGGAAGACGCGCTCGCTGTCCACGGGGATGCCCTCCGGGATGGCTGCAAAGTTGTGCGCCTGGCAGCTGACCGTCATGGGCGCCGGGTAGCACACACAGTCCCGTGGGCAGCCACCACCCAGGGGCAGCTCCGCAGCtaccaacagcagcagcaactcCACACAGCACCCTGGCAGGGAGAGAGAGCACAGCCAGGTCAGGGGCCGTGCAGGCGAGGACTGGCACCGCACCCTCCGGCGCCCGCCGGGGACGCATCCTCGTCTTGGCTGAGCTCCGTGAGAGCCTTGTCCCTGGCTGGGAGCAAGGCCAGGGTCAAGGCCCAAGCCTGGAACCCGTCGGGGACGAGAGGCCTCCCCTCCTTGGTGACCCACTTCTGCTGGGCTGGGAGGTGAGTCTGGGGTGAAGGCCCCAATCACCCCCACACCTCCTTAGTTCCACCCCACAGCTGCTgagccccagccccacctgctCCAGCTCTGTCACACTGCTGGGGTGTAGGTCATGACCCAGGGACACAGCCGTCAGCCTCCTGCTCTCCTCCTAGCCGTGCCGCTGGTTGTTGTTATCTGTGCTCACGGATATTGGGAAGGACTCTTGCTCTAATGTAGTAAATATCTCATGCAGAGTCCTGAAgaatctctatttatttatttttattttttattgaatttacttttttttttgaatggagtctcactctgttgcccaggctggagtgcagtggcgggatctgggctcactgcaacctccgcctccggggttcaagtgattctctgcctcagcctcctgagtagctgggattataggtgcgcaccatcacgcccaggtagtttttgtatttttagtagagacggggtttctccatgttggccaggctggtcttgaactctccgcctcaggtgatctgccttggcctcccaaagtgctgggattacaggtgtgagccaccgcgcccggccagaatctCTTTATTTGAATCATTCCCAATTACAAGCACAGCATGCATGCGTGGCACCAAAGTTCACCTCAAATAATGTCTCCTTTACATTTACAGTGTCTTCCACATCCTCAAAACATACGGGCAACACcccttctaagcctcagtttcctcatttctgaAATACAgacatggccgggtgcggtggctcacgcctgtaatcccaacactttgggaagccgaggcaggcggatcacctgaggtcaggagttcgacaccaccctagccaacatggtgaaaccctgtctctactaaaaacacaaaaattagccgggtggctactcaggaggctcagtagtactcaggaggctaaggcaggagaatcgtttgaacctgggaggcggaggttgcagtgagctgagattgcactactacactccagcctgggtgacaaagtgagattctgtctcagaaaaaaaaaataaataaaataaaggccgggagcggtggctcacacctgtagtctcagcactttgggaggccaaggcgggcggagcacgaggtcaggagatcgagaccatcctggctaacacggtgaaaccctgtctctactaaaaatacaaaaaaattagccgggcgtggtggcgcgcacttgtagtcccagctacttgggaggctgaggcaggagaagagcgtgaacccgggaggtggagcttgcagtgagctgagatcgtgccactgcactccagcctgggcgacagagcgaaactccgtctcaataactaactaactaactaactaaataaataaataaaatacagacaaTAGCAGTTCTCCCTGGCAGAGCTGTGTGGATGTCCTGAGAGGGCGCCTGTCTGTGAAGGTCTGGGGGTGGCACCAGTTGTCAGGCGAGGCTGCCCCAGTCCCGGCCCACCTTCTGGCCACTCCCCTctcccacctcactccagcccCCAGGCTGTGGCTGCAAAACCAGGCCTTGCCTCTCGACTGTCCAGAGCGTTTCCTCTGTAGCTTCCCTCTAATTGGGCATTAATTAGGCATTCGTTAATGGATccttacaataatttattttcgGATGTGTCCAGCCTGTGGTTGGATAATAGCCCCGTGCTCATTATTGGAGCACCCTCATTACGGACGATCGTCATTACCTACCTTTTTCCAGGGTCCCAGCTGCCCCAGGCGGCCAGGCAGGTGCGCCGAGGTTGGGGGGCCGGCTCCAGGCCTCCAGGCCCCCACCCTGGAGGGCCAGGCAGCCATCTCCTCCCTACCCAGTTAGCCTCCGGCCCCTTTGCTTCTAGCTTTCCAGCCAGGCCTCGTGGGAGAGCCGGGGCACCCAGGGCAGCTGAGTCTCTGCTGCAGCTGTACCCAGAGCTTGTGGGATGAGAGAACCAACCCTCTGGCCACTCTCGGGCCAGCCCTGCTCCCGGCCTCGTGCCACTGCCTGCCCAGGCTCACGGCCCAGCAGGCCTCACCGCCACTGTCACCCCCTCGTTCCTGGCAGAAACGGCCTCGTAAATAAGTGACAGCTCCCAGCTGTTGGGAGTTATGGGCTCCCAGAGAGTGGCAGCTGCTTCCCGTCCCCTGTAATCACCCGGCTTCGACTGAACATTTCCAACACATAAAAATCATCgtacataatttgttttttttgcatAATTGGGCTCGGTTGCGAATTCAGAGGAATTATGACTTCAGCGGTGGCGGTGGCACAGCTTCAAGGAGCCTTTCTGGGCCAAGCCGTGCTCTCTGCAGTGACTTCTGTCCCGCCCAGTGCACAGCCCGCAGGCTGGGCCGAGGCTGCTGCTGTTTCCCCCtcctacctcagtttcccctcctaCCACACGTAGGAGATGATGGCAGTGTCCACCGTCTCCACTTGGAGGCTCAGATCTGGCTTCCAGCCCCTGCTGCCTGCCTCCATCTGCCCAAGGAGACCCAGCCTGCAGGGGGAGGCAGGGGTGTGTTGGGGGAGGAACCTGGGCTCCAAACCCCACTTGACTTTTGGGAAGCCTGCCCACTGCCTGAACCCTCCACACCCAGGGCTGGGAGGGGGCCCCAACCCACACCAGCTGCACCTTCCACAGAGCCGACCCTCCACCCAGCTGCACCTTCCACAGAGCCGACACTCCCCGTCTCTCTCAGCTCACACTCCTCACCCCTCCTCGGGCTGCTACCCTCCAGGAAGGTGCTTCCCGCACCTGTAGGAAGCTTCCTCCCCCAGGGAGCCGCCCCGCTCTGCCACCCTGAGGGAGCCAGGGTGCCCCTCCTAGCTCAAGGGTGTTCATGGTGTTCACTGCTTCTCATCCCACATCTCAGGCTTTTGGGGACGGGGCCACAGCCAGGCCATTCTGCAAAGACAAAGCCATTTCGTCCCTTGGGCTGCAGCAAGAGAGGCCTTGCGGCAGGGGGACCGGGTGATATGTGTCCGGCTCAGCGCTAATCCCACTCGACATTTGCACAGCTTACTGGAGTTTACAAAGTGCTTCTGCTCACACTCCCCTGAGCCTCAGGACTACCCGGTGTGCTGGGGTGTGGGGAGCCCTCCTTCACCCACCGTGTGGCTATCTCTGTAAGGTCCAGGATGCAGTTCTCTGAAATGACACCCGGAGAAGCTAATAGCGGGTCCCACGGAGAGACATTTCCCCGTCAGACACAAAGCAGGTGCCTCTAAGGGATGTCGGGAAACAGGGGACACCAGGCAAGGACCCCAGTTTAGGTGAAAAAGCCAAATGGCCCCCACATCCAGGAGTGGGCTTGGTACGTGGCTCGTGGGTGTGCCGTGGGTGGGAGGGGTCAGAGAGCAGGGGTGGAGTGAAGACCCAGGGCAGGAaccctcctgcccctcctctgAGAGGGCTCCAGGCTTTGTGCAGGGCCTGGCTCATATTCCCTGTCTCAAGGAAGAACAAGCCATTGTATCAGGGGCCTGGGGCGGGGGCCGGGCAACAAGCCACAGGCACCAGTGTGGGCAGCCCCTCCCGTCCCAGTGCCTGAGGATGGTGGAGGGCCCCTCGGGGGCCAGGCGGTGGGGGGGGATCCGAGCCCGGGGGAGTGCTCACCGACCTTCGGTACTGCCCAGATGCAGGGGACCCACCCCAGGGAAGCTGTCCTTCCAGGcacccctgcccctcctcctggaGAGTAGGGATGTCTCTGCTGAGTGCTTCTGCACGCTGGAAGTTGGTCCCATCTCCAAGACCTGGACCAGCTGTCCCAGCTGGCCCCGCCGCCTCTGGTACCCCCTGCCAGAGCCAGTGGGTGCCCCAGTCTTGGACGGTCCCCCTGCTGGGTTTCTCCCAGGGAGGCTGGCGCAGCTTTGCCACGGCTCCTCTCATGCCCCTCCATGCAGCCCTTGGGAGCCCCGACCCGCTGATTGCCTGATTAATGTGCAGAAGTGAGGCCGGAGCCTTGGCGGTGCATTTTAAGATTGCAAATTAGCAGGGATCAGACTCTCTCCGGAGGAGCCCTGCACCCCTCCCACCAGCCTCCTCGTCCCCTCCTGGGTGGGCC contains the following coding sequences:
- the RTN4RL1 gene encoding reticulon-4 receptor-like 1, producing MLRKGCCVELLLLLVAAELPLGGGCPRDCVCYPAPMTVSCQAHNFAAIPEGIPVDSERVFLQNNRISLLQPGRFSPAMVTLWMYSNNITYIHPGTFEGFVHLEELDLGDNRQLRTLAPETFQGLVKLHALYLYKCGLSALPAGVFGGLHSLQYLYLQDNHIEYLQDGIFVDLVNLSHLFLHGNKLWSLGPGTFRGLVNLDRLLLHENQLQWVHHKAFHDLRRLTTLFLFNNSLSELQGECLAPLGALEFLRLNGNPWDCGCRARSLWEWLQRFRGSSSAVPCVSPGLRHGQDLKLLRAEDFRNCTGPASPHQIKSHTLTTTDRAARKEHHSPHGPTRSKGHPHGPRPGHRKPGKNCTNPRNRNQISKAGAGKQAPELPDYAPDYQHKFSFDIMPTARPKRKGKCARRTPIRAPSGVQQASSASSLGASLLAWTLGLAVTLR